Below is a genomic region from Leucobacter exalbidus.
TACAGTGTTCGCAACGGTTCGATTCGATCTGTTGAGTGGGCTTGTTGGCACCCCGGCATTGATAATGCTTTCGGTGTGCTGGGCATTCATCCTCAGCGGTGTCGGCCTTGGGTATTACCTGAAGAAGAAGAAGCCCGAGATTTATCGCAACGTCGGGCGCCGCGACAACTAGGTACAAGGAAGCGTCTCTGTCTGTGCGGTGTGCTAGCGCTGCACAAACAGAGACGCCGCGGCAGCTCCGCACACCCGCCTCGGTGATTTCACAAACTCTCTAGGACATCGTTGGTGAAGCGCACAATCCCACTGGCTCTTTGAACGAGAGAGACTTGTGAAGAGGCCATCCGTGACGACCAAAGGAGTTCCAATCATGACACCTCAGATACAACGGGCCAATGATGAGCCGGCCGATGTCTTGATCGTCGGAGCAGGTGCCTCGGGTGCCACCGCTGCCCGAATCCTTGCGGAGAGCGGCTTCTCTGTCACCTGCCTAGAGCAGGGCGGATGGGTGAGCCGGCTCGACTTACCGAGCGCTAAGCCCGAGCGTGAGGTATTCACCGCTCGCGAGTGGAACCCGAACCCGAATGTTCGCAAAGGTGCTTGGGACTACCCGTGTGACGTTACGGACGCTGAAGTCCACCCGATTAACTTCAATGGCGTCGGCGGAAGTACGGTCTTCTTCGGAGCCGAGTGGCCTAGGTTCATCCCCTCCGATTTTCGCATCAAGAGTTTGTATGGCTTCGCTGATGACTGGCCTATGAGCTATGAAGACCTTGAGCCGTACTACGATCTCGTGGACGAGATGATCGGTTCTTCAGGACGGCCCGGAGATCCCGCGTATCCAGGTGGCGTGACGCCCCCGATGCGTGAGGCTCCGATTGGGCGACTTGGCGTTAAAGCTGCCGCGGGCATGAACAAATTGGGTTGGCACTGGTGGCCTGGCACGCACGCCATCATGACCAAGAACCAAGGCGACCGTGGCGCATGTGCCCGGTGGGCCATGTGTATGTCAGGCTGCCCTGAGGGCGCCAAGGGCGCGTTTGACGTGGCTATGTGGCCAGCCGCGATCGCGGCAGGTGCACAGATTATTACCGAGGCACGCGTGCGCGAGGTGACGGTCAATAAGCGAGGGCTGGCAACCGGAGCGACCTGGATCGACGCAGAAGGCAAAGAACACCACACTTCCGCCAAAACCGTTATCGTGTGCGGCAATGGCATTGGGACGCCGCGCCTGCTGCAGATGTCGACCTCGAGCCTGTTCCCTGACGGTCTCGCGAACTCCTCGGGGCTCGTCGGTAAGAACCTCATGATGCATCCGTTCGTCGGGGTGCTCGGAATCTACGAGGAGAATCTTGAGAGCTGGATGGGGCCGCTGGGCGCCAACCTGTACTCCCTTCAATTCGCGGAAACAGACCTGAGCCGCGGGTTCCAGCGGGGCGCGAAGTGGGCCGCCATGGGCATTCCTGGCCCGATGGATGTACTGGAACGCTATTCAGATCTGCCGCTGGCAGAGCGAACTGGGGCCGCCGGCCAGCGCATCGTGGAACGGGCGCTCGGAAAATCCTTTGAGTGGACGGCCTCCATCGAAGATATGCCGAGTGAGAGCAACTTCGTATCGCTGAGCAAGGATCTCACCGATGGTTCGGGCCTTCCTGCCCCCAAGATCACCTACCGCCTCTCGGATGACAGCAAGCGCAACCTTGACTGGAACGTGGAGCGCATGGAAGAGGCACATATGGCGGCCGGCGCTATCGAGACTAAGACGGTTCCCTGGATGCCCGCGGTTGGTTGGCACACCCTGGGCACCGCCCGAGCCGGCAACGATCCCGAACGTTCGGTCGTTGATGGATTCGGTCGCTCGCACGACGTGCCGAACTTGTTTGTGATGGACGGCAGCGTGTTCACCACCTCGTCGTCAGTAAACCCGACCCCGACCATTGCAGCTTTCGCGGCACGCGCCGCAGAACACCTCATGGAAACCGCGGCAGATCAGGAAGTGCCACTGTGAATCTAGACATCACCACCCGACTGGATGAAGCTACGCGTGCTGAAGTGACACGCATCATGGATGTGCTGCTTCCCGGCACTGACACGCTGCCGAGCGCGTCCGCGGTAGATGCCCAGGGCGAGCTGCTCGATATGGTGCTGCGCGCCGACCCCACGCTCGAGCCCCTTGTGCGGCTCGCGGGTGAGCGTGCGGCCGGTGTGGAGCTCAGTTTTGATGTTATTGAGAGCTGGTTCGGGGAAGACGCTGAACGCTTGGTGTTCGCGCTCCATGCTGCTTATTACATGTCTACCCAGGTGCGCGAGAAGCTCAGCTACCCGGGCCAAGTACGGGCACCCGTGTCTCTCGCAACTCCAGACCAGCTGTGCAGCGAAGAGCTGATTGCCCCCGTAGAGGCACGTGGTCCTATTTTCGTGCCCACTCCCACAGAAGCCTGACGGTGACCAAATGACTCAGCAGACAACGACACCAAGGACAATGTGCGCCTTGGTTGCTCGGGGCGGGGCGGTGGCGTTTGAAGAGCGTGACGTGCCCAGCGTGGGCCCAAGGGATATCTTGGTGCGCACCACGGCGGCTTCGATGTGCTCGGCAGACCCGGCAGCAGCCTCAGGCTCCTTCGATGTGGTTGCCGCCGAAGGAGACGCTGAATCTGTGCTTCCTGGCATTATCATCGGCCATGAAGCGGTAGGCGTGGTTCAAGAGATCGGCTCAATGGTCACGGGGTTCGCGGTGGGCGATCGTGCCGTTTCTGCCTCGACGACTCCCTGTGGCCGGTGCGCGAACTGTCAACGTGGCTTTGGCGGGCATTGCCGCGGAGAGATGTGGGGTGGCTATTCACCCGGAGTGTCCAGGGACGGCACGCTCGCAGAATATTTCATCGTGCCCGATGCCGAAGTGAACCTTGCTAAGGTCCCTGACGCGGTCTCAGACGCCGGCGCCGTATTTATCTCTGACTCCTTTTCGACAGGCTCAACCGCAATCGAAGAAACCGGTTTGCCGCTTGGCGGTACCGTTGTGGTCTTCGGTCAGGGGCATATCGGCCTGGGTGCGATTGCCGCGGCCAGCGTTGCGGGTGCCGGGCTTGTCATCGCAGTGCGTTCGCGCGCGGGCAGCGAAGACGTGGCACAGCGCATGGGGGCAGATATGGCTCTCAACCACGCCGAACATGACGTTATGGCAGAGATCCTCCGGCTCACAGACGGAGTAGGCGTTGATCTTGCGGTTGAAGCTTCTGGTTCAAAAGCAGCGTTCGCGCAGGCAATCGAAGCTACCCGTCTCGGGGGAGAAATAAGCGTGATCGCGACCTACGCCGGTGGCGACGACAGCCTCACCATTCCGCTTCCGAGCTGGGGCTGGGGCGTTGGAGATAAGACCATTCGTTCCAGGTTCCAGCGCTCTGGCGGAGAACGTACAGGGCGATTGCTCCGTCTCATCGAACGACACCGAGTGGATGTCACGCCAGTGTTCACGCACGAGTACTCGTTCGACGCTGCACTGCAGGCGTTCGCTGACGTGCGTGATGGTGCTCCAGGGCTCATTAAGCCTTTGATCCGATTTAACTAAACCACGAAAAATTAATTTAGAGGAAGAATACGTGATGTCAGAAGAACGCTGGGACGTTGTAGTCATCGGTGCTGGTTTCTCCGGCCTGACCGCGGCACGTGATTTGAGCGAGCAGGGCCGACGAGTCCTCGTCTTGGAAGGCCGCGATCGACCGGGCGGACGTACCTGGTACCGCAACTTTGCAGACACCGACCACCTCGTTGAAATGGGCGGTACCTGGATCTCTAACGTGTGGATGACCGCCCTCATGGAAGAGGTCAACCGGTACGGGGTTGAACTCGTTGACCAAGAAGGCATGGACTCCTTCTCGTGGGCCACTGGCGGGGAGGTGCGTAAGCACGCCCCGATTCCACCCGAGGAATTCGCAGCCGCGGAGCCGGCGTTAATCGCGCTCCACCAGGCCTTCCTTCGTACGCCAGATGGGGAGCTTCGAGAGGGGGACGACTACTCGGATCTTGACGTTCCTGTGTCGGAGTGGCCTCCCTTCGTTGCGCTCCCGACCGCGACCAAGGAGTTCGTCTTCGCCTGGGCCGCGATGTATGCCGGTTGTGGTCCTGAGAACGTCTCGGTCATGCACTTCAGCATGATGCTCTCAGGCTTTGGGAACAACGTGAGTGCACTCCACTACGGCTTGTCGCAGCGCTATTCGCACGGCACCAAGGAGCTCATTAACGCGCTCGCGAATAATCTTGACGTGCGTTACAACGAGGCGGTTAGCCGCATCGAAGACACCGCAGACGGCGTGGTGATCACTACGGAGACAGGCACCTTCGTAGCCAAGCGCGTTATTTGCACAGTTCCCATTAACTCGCTTCACCGCGTCACGTTCTCGCCCGAGCTTCCTGAGGCAGCCCGTGGTATGGCAAAGAAGGGTACTACGTCGCAGTCGATCAAGTCCTGGGCGCTCTGCCGTAACGTTCCGAAGGGCTTCCTCGGGATCGGTTGGAAGACCGGGTTCGAGTGGTCTGCAGAGGTCTACCGACTTGAAGACGAGACCTCATTGGTTTGCAGTTTTGGTGTTGAAGATAACTTGGTAAACGCCACCGATATTGAAAGTGTGCAGAATGCGCTGCGACGCTTTGAACCAGGCATCGAAGTCATCAAAATTGATAGCCACGATTGGCGCGCAGATAGGTTTGCAGACGGCACCTCGATGATCGTGGAGCCGGGTTGGATCGTAAATAACGACTGCCACGCATTTGCGGCTCCACATGGTTCGGTGTATTTCGCCGGCGCTGACCACTCGGTGCAGTGGACCGGCTGGATGGAGGGCGCAGTGCGCAGCGGAAAAGCTGTCTCTGCGCAGGTCCACGAGTCGCTGTAACCTCGCGGTTCTCTGTAAACCAACAACGGCCCGTCACCTCTCGGAGGTGACGGGCCGTTGTGCTTAGGGTTACGAAACTAGCCGCGCGGCACCACGATGACGCCGCGGTAAGCGGGGTCGCCCCAGCGGGTGACAAGGTCGACACCCGAAAACGGCATGGGCATCTCGCTCGTATCGACCCAGGTTTCACCCTGCTCAGACTCGACCCACGGGTCAGACACGATCAACGCGTCACCGATGACATCGTGCGCGAGCACCCAGTGCGGGGTCGGGTCGCCGATGAGCGGGTCGAGGTCAATGAGCAAGAACACGTCTGAACCCTCGGCCACGAGCTCAGCGATCTCTTCGACTGGCACCCAGCGGCGCTCGATCTCTACCCCGAGCTCTTTGGCCGCCCGCTGCGAGTCACGCTGCAGCTGCTCGCGCAGCCGGTACTCGTGCGGCTGATCGGCGTACCACTCAAGCAGCACGAGATCTTCGGCGCTCAAGATCACGCGGGGGAGCCCACGCGTAACCCCGGTCGCGGTGATCTCTTCGGCGGTGGCGACCGCGAGGCCCACCGGTTCGCACGCCGGCATGTTGGTGGCCCGGCGCCAGAACGACAGCTCACGGCTCTGGTTGGCGTCACCGTCAGCCCCGAACTTCGTCAGCCCCGCGCCCTCGAACATCATCAGTGACGTGACGGCCCCGCAGGTGACGTCGGTGGTCTGCCCGTAATACGGCGCGCGCCGGGTGGGGGCCGCACCGAGCCACTTCGACCAGCCGCGTGCGTGCGTTGCTGACCCTGGCCGGGTGCTCTCCACCGACGGCACCGGATCAACATCGCGCACAAACCCCAGATCGGCAAGGATCTCGGCGTGAGCCTCAGTGAGCGGGGCTGCGCCCGGGTGCTCCTCAAACTTGATGACGATGGGCTCGGGGCGGGTATCGCTCACGAAGCCGCGATCGGCCACGGCCGCCGCAACGGCGTCGCGAAACGCCTCGTCGGTGTCGGCGAACACGTCGACGATTTTGCGGGCCGAGGTGTGGGGGCGGCCAGCGGTGAGGGTCGAGGCGACGACGCGGCCGGGCTCGGCCTGCGTGGCACCTGCTTCGTGCACGCGCACGGTGCGCGGTGCCCAAAGTTCGCGCGGCGTGCTCCACAGGGTGGCGCGTGCTTCGCTTGTGATGGCTTCGGGGGCGAGTGCACCATCGGTGACGTGAATCTCGTGTGTGGTCATCGGGGATCCTCCTCAGGGGACAGCGTGCCGGGGGCCAGCGGGGCTGGCGCCAGCGTATCGGGCGTGACCTGGGTAGTCGTGGGTGCGGCCGGTGCGACTGAGATGGTACCGGCCGGGGCCTCGTTGGGTGCCGCGGCGCTCGCAGTGGCGTTGTCCGCAGCGGAGTCGCTCGGGTCAGTCGCCGGAGCCCGCTGAATGCTGTCAGCGGTGGCCGCCGCGACCAACACCTGCGTGTACGGATGCTGCGGGTTGCGCAGCACCTCGCTGGTGGCGCCGGCCTCAACGATTTCGCCCTGGCGCAGCACGATTGCACGGCTTGCGATCTGTGCGACGACCCCCAGATCGTGCGTGATGAAGAGCATGGCGAGACCGAGCTCATCGCGCAGCCGGGCAAGCAAACGCAGAATCTGTGCCTGCACCGACACATCGAGCGCCGAGACACTCTCGTCACAGATCAGCAGCCGTGGGTTGGGCGCCAGCGCACGGGCAATGGCCACGCGCTGGCGCTGCCCGCCCGAGAGCTGCGAGGGGCGACGATCGGCCAGGGCCACATCGAGTTCGACAAGCTGCAACAGCTCGTCGACCGATGACGCGGGCCGCTGGGCGGCGCTGAGCGCCTCCTGCAACGCCTGGCGCACCGTGAACGACGGGTTGAGCGTGGAGTAGGGGTCTTGGAAGACGATCTGCATCTCACCCGGGGTGCGGCCCTTGCGGCCGGTGGGGAGCGAGAGCCCGTCGAGCGTGACCGTGCCGGTGTCGGGCACATCGAGGCCCGCGATGCAGCGCGCGAGCGTTGATTTGCCAGAGCCCGATTCGCCGACGACGGCGACGACTTCGCCCGCGGCCACCGTAACCGAGGCATCACTGAGCGCCTGCACGCTGGCGAACCGCTTGGACAGGCCCTGCGCTTCAAGCACGACGGTGCCGCGGGCGGCGCCTGCTGCTGCCGCCGCTGTGCCAGGTGTCGATGCCGGATCAGCGGCTGCCGCAGAGTCGAACACCTGCTCGCCGGGCCCATCAGTAATGCTGGGGTTCGCGTCGATGAGCGCCCGCGTATACGGGTGCTGCGGATCGCTGAGCACCCGCTCAGTCGCCCCGCGCTCGACCACTTCGCCCGAGCGCATCACGAGCAGCTCGTTTGCGCGGCCAGAAACCACGCCCAGGTCGTGACTGATCAGAATGAGGCTCATGTGGTGCATGCGCTGCAGTTCGGCGAGCAGATCAAGCACCTCGCCCTGCGTGCTCGCATCGAGCGCCGTGGTGGGCTCATCGGCGATCAGCAGGCGCGGCTCGGCAGCGAGGGCCGCCGCGATCGCGACGCGCTGACGCATACCGCCCGACAGCTCAGACGGGTAGCGGCGTGCAATGGTGGCGGGCAGCCGCACCTCTGCGAGCCGCTTCGTGACTTCGGCCGAGAGCGCGGATCGTGACGGTGCCGGCTGGCCGGCAGCGCGTGCCCGCGCACGAATCGTGGCCGCGATCTGGGCACCGCAACGCATCACGGGGCTGAGGCTCGTGAACGGATCCTGCAGCAGCAGCACCGCGCGGCGACCGCGCACCTGCGCCCAGGTGTCATCGCGGGTGTCAGCCAAATCAGTGGCGTGCGCGTCGATGACGGCGATGCCCGTGGCTGAGGTGCCGCGGGGCAGTAGGCCGGTGAGGGCGCGGGCGGTCATGGATTTGCCTGATCCGGATTCGCCAATGATCGCGAGCGTGTGGCCCGGGCGCACATCGAAATCGAGCGGCTCGACGATCGTGCCCGCGGGGCCCGAGACAGACAGTCCCGTGACCGTGAGGCCTGAAACCGTGGGGCTTGTGGGCGAAAGATCGGTAGCGGTTTCGCTCACTGGAGCCCCCGTTCGCGCAGGCGCTCACCGAGGTGATCGCCGAGCAAGTTGATGGCCATGGTGACGAACACAATCAGCAGCGCCGGCACGATCAGCATGGCGGGATTGTCGCCCATGAGGCTGCGCCCGTCAGAAATTTGGCGGCCCCAATCGGGGGTGCCCGGGGCGACGCCGATGCCGAGGAACGACAGGGAGGAGAGCGTGACGATTGCGATGCCCAGATTGAGCAGCAGGTTCGTGAGGATCAGCGGCCAGACATTGGGCACGATGTGGCGGTACATGATGCGGGCGGGCGACAGTGACAGCATCTGCGCCGCCTCGACGTAGGGGCGGGGCGTCTGCTCGGTGACGCCGGCGCGCACGATGCGAATGTCTGACGGGCAAAACAGCAGCACCAGCAGCGCCACGGTCACCCAGTAGCCCGCACCGAAAATACCGGCGACCACGATCGCGAGCAGCATCACGGGCAGCGACAGCAGCACATCAACGATGCGCCCAATCACGGTGTCGGTGATGCCGCCGAGGTATCCCGCGAGGGTGCCAAACACGATGGCAAGCAGCATCGAGCCCACGGCGATGACGGCGGGGCCGGCGATGGCTGATCCTGATCCAGCGAGCGTGAGCAACAAAATATCGCGGCCCAGCTCATCGGTACCGAGCAGGTGCCCCGGGCTGCCCGGCGGCAGCAGCGAATCGAGAATGCTCTGCTTGGTGGCGAGGCCCACGAGCAGCGGGGAGATCGCGGCCGTGATCGTGACGGCCACCAGCAGCACGGCCGAGGTCACAACGGTCCAGTCGCGTCGCTTGCGCGCGGTGAACGTGCCCGCGCCGGTGCGCGGGGTGCGGGGGAGTGCGGTGGTCATCGGTTCAGCTCCTTCGCGCGCACGCGGGGATCGAGCAGCACGTAGCTGAGATCGACGAAGATCGTGATGACCGCGATGGTCGCGGCGACGAGCAGCGTCACCGCCTGCACCACGGGCAGGTCTTTAAACAGCACCGATTCTTGCAGCAGCGAGCCGATGCCGGGCAGCGCGAACACCGTTTCCACGATGATGGTGCCGCCCACGATGAAGGTGAGAATCAGGCCGGCTCCGGTGACGATGGGAATCGCGGCCGAGCGCAGGGCGACGGTGCGCACCTCGCGCTCAGACAGCCCGCGGGATCTTGCGAACGTGACCGCGTCGCTTTGCAGCTCGCGCAGCACCGCGGCACGGGTCATGCGCATCAGGATCGCCCCGATGCCGGCGGCAAGCGCGCACGCGGGGAGCACGAGATGCCAGAGCGTATCGAGGCCGCCGGTGCCGCCGCCGTACGCAGGAAACAGCGGAATTAGCATCGCGAACAGGTAGAGCAGCAAAATCGCGAGCGCAAATGAGGGCGCCGAGAGGCCGAGCAGCGCGAGCGCGCTTGCGACACGGTCAGTGGCCTTGCCCTCGCGTGCCGCGCTCAGAATGCCCAGCGGAATCGCGGTGACGACCGCCACGAGAAACGCGAGCACGATCAGCGCGACGGTGCTGCCGAGGCGCTGCCCGATCACCGTGGTGACGGGCTGTTGCATGCGAATCGAGACCCCAAAATCGCCACGCAGGGCGCTCCAGAGCCAGTCGAGATAGCGCACAAAGAACGGGTCATCGAGGTGATATTGCGCCCGAATGGCCGCGATCGCGTCGGGTGAGGCCGGCCTAGTGCCGAGCAGGTTCTTCACGAGGTCGCCCGGTGCGAGATACATCAGCGAGAACGTGAGAAATGAGATGACGATCAGGATCACGATGACCCCGATGATGCGCGCCGCAATGGCGCGACCGAGCGCCCGCCCCTGGCCTCCCGCGCGTTGCCGCGGGGAGTTCAGGGGCGGGGCCGGATTGAGATCGATCGAGGTCACCGGGTCACCATGTCATTGAGATTACTTGGTTGCGAACAGCTGCGAGCCCCACGACCCGAGGAACGTGTACGGCGTGAAGTCGTGCACCCCGATGCCGTTGTCGAAGTAGGTGAGGCTCTGGCCCCACCACAGGGGCGCGTTGACGGTCTGATCGGCGTTCAGCTGCTCGAGCTCAAGCAGCACATCGATGCGCTCGGCCGGGTCGGTGGTCGCGCCCGACTGGGCGACGAGATCAACCGCTTCTTGGTTCTCGAAGTGGTTGGGGTTCTCAAGCCCCAGCATGTAGCTGTTCACCTCGGCGGGGTCACCGGTGGTGGAGAAGTACCACATGAAACCGAGGCCGTGTTCGCCGTCACCGATCGTGGCGAGCCATTCCTCGAGAGGTACCTCGCGCACCTTGACCGTGATGCCGATCTCCTTCAGGTTCTCGGCGAGTGACTGTGCCGCGGTGCCGAGCTGCGGGCCCGTGTTGGGGAACGTGAGCTCGGTGGTGAAGCCGTCTGCAGAGCCCGACTTCTCGAGCAGTTTCTTTGCCTGGTCGAGATCGAAGTCGTGCTGCGTAATGCCCGCGAGCAGCTTGCGTGCCTCTTCGGCGCTGTACGCCTTGCTGAGCGACTCGGGCGTCATGATGGTCGTGGCCTTCTCGCCGTAACCGCGCAGCAGCTTGTCGACAATCGCGTCGCGGTCAACCGCGCTGGCGATAGCGGCGCGCACATCGGGGTCATCAAACGGTGCAACGTTCTGATCGAACATCAGGCCGACGTATGACAGGTCGTTGACGGCCTCGACGCGACCGTCGCCAATCTTCTTCCACTGCTCGGCCTGGTTGAGGGGCACGTTGAACGCAATGTCGATGTCACCCTTCTGGGCGGCCAGCAGGCGGGTGTTCTCGTCGGGAATGAAGTCAACGCGAATCTGCTTCACCTTGGGCAGTTCGCCCCACCAGGTGTCGACGCGCTCGAGGGTGACGTGCGAGTTCGGCTGGAACTCGGTGACCTCGTAGGGGCCGGTGCCCATCAGCAGGGACTGGCTGGTGCCGACCTTGCCGTCGTTGTCTTCCCAGAACTTCTGCTGGGTGACGGTCAACGCGCCCACGTTTGAGAGCGCAGTGAGGAACGAAGCATCGGGTGCCGTCGTAGTGACGGTGACCTCATGGTCGCCGGTCTTCTTCACCGAGTCAAGTGACATCAGGTAGTACGCCGTGTTGGGCGAGGTCTCGGGGTTGGCGGCCTGCTCGAGGCTGAACACCACGTCCTCGGGGGTGACCAGGTCACCGTTCTGGAAGGTGGCGTCGTCGCGCAGCGTGAAGACGTAGGTCGTGTCGTCGGGAGTCTCCCACTCGGAAGCGATGGCGGGGCCGAACTGGCCATCGGCGCCAATGCCGACGAGACCCTCCTGCACGGTGGCAGCGAGGTAGTAGTTCAAGATACCGGCCTCTTGGCCGATGTAAAGGTTGGCGAGTGAGCCGGGGAAGGCGACGGTGATCGAGTCGACCTCCTGGCCGCTATCCACGAGCTCTGTGGTGGGGGCTGCAGAGCCGCCGCCCGAGCACGCGCTCAGCACGAGAGCAGCAGCTGCGGCCACGGCCGCCAAGATCGCGCGGCGTGGGCGCCGGGCAGTAGTGGAGTGACGCATAGACAAGCTCCTTCATCGGACGAAATGGAATGCACCAATGGCTTAGATTATCGCGAGATAGCGGCTCGTGGAGCGAAACATACAGAATGTGACAATGGGCGTGACATTGCGCGTGAAAAGCACTCATGTTTTGTGTCATACGGGGCCCGGCTACACCGTCAGTACCAGCGGGTAGGCTGGCCCCATGATCGGCGAAAACCTCCTGGCCCCAGAGCCCACCCTGCTTGGCGAA
It encodes:
- a CDS encoding GMC oxidoreductase codes for the protein MTPQIQRANDEPADVLIVGAGASGATAARILAESGFSVTCLEQGGWVSRLDLPSAKPEREVFTAREWNPNPNVRKGAWDYPCDVTDAEVHPINFNGVGGSTVFFGAEWPRFIPSDFRIKSLYGFADDWPMSYEDLEPYYDLVDEMIGSSGRPGDPAYPGGVTPPMREAPIGRLGVKAAAGMNKLGWHWWPGTHAIMTKNQGDRGACARWAMCMSGCPEGAKGAFDVAMWPAAIAAGAQIITEARVREVTVNKRGLATGATWIDAEGKEHHTSAKTVIVCGNGIGTPRLLQMSTSSLFPDGLANSSGLVGKNLMMHPFVGVLGIYEENLESWMGPLGANLYSLQFAETDLSRGFQRGAKWAAMGIPGPMDVLERYSDLPLAERTGAAGQRIVERALGKSFEWTASIEDMPSESNFVSLSKDLTDGSGLPAPKITYRLSDDSKRNLDWNVERMEEAHMAAGAIETKTVPWMPAVGWHTLGTARAGNDPERSVVDGFGRSHDVPNLFVMDGSVFTTSSSVNPTPTIAAFAARAAEHLMETAADQEVPL
- a CDS encoding alcohol dehydrogenase catalytic domain-containing protein, encoding MVARGGAVAFEERDVPSVGPRDILVRTTAASMCSADPAAASGSFDVVAAEGDAESVLPGIIIGHEAVGVVQEIGSMVTGFAVGDRAVSASTTPCGRCANCQRGFGGHCRGEMWGGYSPGVSRDGTLAEYFIVPDAEVNLAKVPDAVSDAGAVFISDSFSTGSTAIEETGLPLGGTVVVFGQGHIGLGAIAAASVAGAGLVIAVRSRAGSEDVAQRMGADMALNHAEHDVMAEILRLTDGVGVDLAVEASGSKAAFAQAIEATRLGGEISVIATYAGGDDSLTIPLPSWGWGVGDKTIRSRFQRSGGERTGRLLRLIERHRVDVTPVFTHEYSFDAALQAFADVRDGAPGLIKPLIRFN
- a CDS encoding flavin monoamine oxidase family protein codes for the protein MSEERWDVVVIGAGFSGLTAARDLSEQGRRVLVLEGRDRPGGRTWYRNFADTDHLVEMGGTWISNVWMTALMEEVNRYGVELVDQEGMDSFSWATGGEVRKHAPIPPEEFAAAEPALIALHQAFLRTPDGELREGDDYSDLDVPVSEWPPFVALPTATKEFVFAWAAMYAGCGPENVSVMHFSMMLSGFGNNVSALHYGLSQRYSHGTKELINALANNLDVRYNEAVSRIEDTADGVVITTETGTFVAKRVICTVPINSLHRVTFSPELPEAARGMAKKGTTSQSIKSWALCRNVPKGFLGIGWKTGFEWSAEVYRLEDETSLVCSFGVEDNLVNATDIESVQNALRRFEPGIEVIKIDSHDWRADRFADGTSMIVEPGWIVNNDCHAFAAPHGSVYFAGADHSVQWTGWMEGAVRSGKAVSAQVHESL
- a CDS encoding peptidase C39 family protein: MTTHEIHVTDGALAPEAITSEARATLWSTPRELWAPRTVRVHEAGATQAEPGRVVASTLTAGRPHTSARKIVDVFADTDEAFRDAVAAAVADRGFVSDTRPEPIVIKFEEHPGAAPLTEAHAEILADLGFVRDVDPVPSVESTRPGSATHARGWSKWLGAAPTRRAPYYGQTTDVTCGAVTSLMMFEGAGLTKFGADGDANQSRELSFWRRATNMPACEPVGLAVATAEEITATGVTRGLPRVILSAEDLVLLEWYADQPHEYRLREQLQRDSQRAAKELGVEIERRWVPVEEIAELVAEGSDVFLLIDLDPLIGDPTPHWVLAHDVIGDALIVSDPWVESEQGETWVDTSEMPMPFSGVDLVTRWGDPAYRGVIVVPRG
- a CDS encoding dipeptide ABC transporter ATP-binding protein produces the protein MSETATDLSPTSPTVSGLTVTGLSVSGPAGTIVEPLDFDVRPGHTLAIIGESGSGKSMTARALTGLLPRGTSATGIAVIDAHATDLADTRDDTWAQVRGRRAVLLLQDPFTSLSPVMRCGAQIAATIRARARAAGQPAPSRSALSAEVTKRLAEVRLPATIARRYPSELSGGMRQRVAIAAALAAEPRLLIADEPTTALDASTQGEVLDLLAELQRMHHMSLILISHDLGVVSGRANELLVMRSGEVVERGATERVLSDPQHPYTRALIDANPSITDGPGEQVFDSAAAADPASTPGTAAAAAGAARGTVVLEAQGLSKRFASVQALSDASVTVAAGEVVAVVGESGSGKSTLARCIAGLDVPDTGTVTLDGLSLPTGRKGRTPGEMQIVFQDPYSTLNPSFTVRQALQEALSAAQRPASSVDELLQLVELDVALADRRPSQLSGGQRQRVAIARALAPNPRLLICDESVSALDVSVQAQILRLLARLRDELGLAMLFITHDLGVVAQIASRAIVLRQGEIVEAGATSEVLRNPQHPYTQVLVAAATADSIQRAPATDPSDSAADNATASAAAPNEAPAGTISVAPAAPTTTQVTPDTLAPAPLAPGTLSPEEDPR
- a CDS encoding ABC transporter permease — protein: MTTALPRTPRTGAGTFTARKRRDWTVVTSAVLLVAVTITAAISPLLVGLATKQSILDSLLPPGSPGHLLGTDELGRDILLLTLAGSGSAIAGPAVIAVGSMLLAIVFGTLAGYLGGITDTVIGRIVDVLLSLPVMLLAIVVAGIFGAGYWVTVALLVLLFCPSDIRIVRAGVTEQTPRPYVEAAQMLSLSPARIMYRHIVPNVWPLILTNLLLNLGIAIVTLSSLSFLGIGVAPGTPDWGRQISDGRSLMGDNPAMLIVPALLIVFVTMAINLLGDHLGERLRERGLQ
- a CDS encoding ABC transporter permease, with protein sequence MTSIDLNPAPPLNSPRQRAGGQGRALGRAIAARIIGVIVILIVISFLTFSLMYLAPGDLVKNLLGTRPASPDAIAAIRAQYHLDDPFFVRYLDWLWSALRGDFGVSIRMQQPVTTVIGQRLGSTVALIVLAFLVAVVTAIPLGILSAAREGKATDRVASALALLGLSAPSFALAILLLYLFAMLIPLFPAYGGGTGGLDTLWHLVLPACALAAGIGAILMRMTRAAVLRELQSDAVTFARSRGLSEREVRTVALRSAAIPIVTGAGLILTFIVGGTIIVETVFALPGIGSLLQESVLFKDLPVVQAVTLLVAATIAVITIFVDLSYVLLDPRVRAKELNR
- a CDS encoding ABC transporter substrate-binding protein, whose product is MRHSTTARRPRRAILAAVAAAAALVLSACSGGGSAAPTTELVDSGQEVDSITVAFPGSLANLYIGQEAGILNYYLAATVQEGLVGIGADGQFGPAIASEWETPDDTTYVFTLRDDATFQNGDLVTPEDVVFSLEQAANPETSPNTAYYLMSLDSVKKTGDHEVTVTTTAPDASFLTALSNVGALTVTQQKFWEDNDGKVGTSQSLLMGTGPYEVTEFQPNSHVTLERVDTWWGELPKVKQIRVDFIPDENTRLLAAQKGDIDIAFNVPLNQAEQWKKIGDGRVEAVNDLSYVGLMFDQNVAPFDDPDVRAAIASAVDRDAIVDKLLRGYGEKATTIMTPESLSKAYSAEEARKLLAGITQHDFDLDQAKKLLEKSGSADGFTTELTFPNTGPQLGTAAQSLAENLKEIGITVKVREVPLEEWLATIGDGEHGLGFMWYFSTTGDPAEVNSYMLGLENPNHFENQEAVDLVAQSGATTDPAERIDVLLELEQLNADQTVNAPLWWGQSLTYFDNGIGVHDFTPYTFLGSWGSQLFATK